Proteins from one Ricinus communis isolate WT05 ecotype wild-type chromosome 9, ASM1957865v1, whole genome shotgun sequence genomic window:
- the LOC8258835 gene encoding DNA replication complex GINS protein SLD5, which translates to MANTGSGEGSMSATLMDDYETLISTTDVELLKRAWRNEKAAPEILQYEASLVQRIKEQIELAEQNVEIFETDGIDPLTVSLYQMDLDRAQFLLRSYLRVRLQKIEEYLFHILGNDAHRNRLSDQEQIFAERCENDLRNHLDETVLAKLPDNYQSTLRQSITSEEDDMVPAPRLDTFVICKARQYLSGMDFEPEYSMEITEMERDLLTFVCYKFIKKPLEKGKIDLV; encoded by the exons ATGGCTAATACTGGATCTGGAGAGGGATCAATGAGTGCGACCTTGATGGATGATTACGAAACGCTGATTTCTACGACTGATGTTGAGCTCTTGAAAAGAGCGTGGCGTAATGAGAAAGCTGCACCAGAGATTCTTCAGTACGAAGCTTCTTTAGTTCAGAGAATTAAAGAGCAGATTGAATTGGCG GAACAAAATGTGGAGATATTTGAAACGGATGGTATAGATCCCCTGACTGTGTCGCTTTACCAAATGGACCTAGACAGGGCTCAGTTCTTATTGAGATCGTATCTCCGGGTTCGCCTCCAAAAG ATTGAGGAGTACTTATTCCACATTTTAGGAAATGATGCCCATCGAAACCGGCTTTCTGACCAGGAGCAAATCTTTGCAGAAAG GTGTGAGAATGATCTCAGAAACCATCTTGATGAAACTGTTCTTGCAAAATTGCCTGATAATTACCAGTCTACACTCAGACAATCCATAACAAGTGAAGAGGATGACATGg TGCCAGCACCACGGCTAGACACATTTGTTATTTGCAAAGCCAGGCAGTATCTCTCCGGCATGGACTTTGAACCTGAGTACAG TATGGAAATCACAGAGATGGAACGTGATCTACTTACATTTGTATGTtacaagttcataaagaaGCCATTGGAGAAGGGGAAAATAGATTTGGTGTAA
- the LOC8258837 gene encoding uncharacterized protein LOC8258837 has translation MKDNNQTPKKEDIANRRTKESRLTKSQKIVKRSLNAAYPPVSEDVSTDTTKDLTDFSSISEISDANCSTQIAQSSELDSASSEAFSLCDITPTSKIATNYDHHANASSEHCKFHKLDHSVEVDIVSDFLKQAGNRVLNSNDVDRQSKKLLDGLLKVVLDECYSLPEERDCYDELVSAKLRIVFLCFFIWSFASLIFFSLRSGSSYSGLPPT, from the exons ATGAAAGATAATAATCAAACTCCAAAAAAGGAAGACATAGCGAATCGCAGAACCAAGGAGTCTCGTTTAACGAAGTCCCAGAAG ATTGTTAAGAGAAGTTTGAACGCTGCGTATCCTCCGGTTTCTGAAGATGTTTCGACCGATACAACTAAAGACTTGACTGATTTCTCTTCAATTTCTGAGATCTCTGACGCTAATTGTAGCACTCAAATCGCTCAG AGCTCTGAGTTGGATTCAGCTTCCTCAGAAGCATTTTCTCTCTGTGATATTACTCCAACTTCTAAGATTGCAACTAACTATGATCATCATGCCAATGCGTCTTCGGAGCATTGTAAATTTCACAAACTAGACCATTCGGTTGAGGTGGATATCGTGTCAGATTTTCTCAAACAAGCTGGAAATCGGGTGTTAAACTCGAATGATGTGGATCGGCAGTCTAAGAAGCTTTTAGATGGATTACTTAAGGTTGTTCTAGATGAATGCTATTCTTTGCCTGAAGAGAGAGACTGCTACGATGAACTTGTTTCTGCAAAACTTCGTATTGTATTTCTCTGCTTCTTCATTTGGAGCTTTGCATCTCTGATATTCTTTAGTTTGCGATCGGGTAGCTCTTATAGTGGATTGCCGCCAACTTGA
- the LOC8258834 gene encoding calcium-binding protein CP1, translating to MCPSGRSIASNTKTASSGLHFRTAFDVLDADRDGKISKEDLRMFYAGIQNGGVGDDGDDDVIGSMMSVADFNKDGFVEYDEFERVLDGNDVNKKKRSCCNGVLEDVFKVMDKDGDGKLSHDDLKSYMQLAGFDANDEDIKAMIKLGSSSGGNKKDCVSFDDLIKILCFDL from the coding sequence atgtgTCCGTCTGGCAGAAGTATAGCATCAAACACAAAAACGGCGTCGTCGGGGCTACATTTCAGGACAGCATTCGATGTTCTTGATGCAGACCGCGATGGCAAGATTAGCAAAGAAGATCTTCGAATGTTTTACGCTGGAATACAGAACGGCGGCGTCGGAGATGATGGCGATGATGATGTTATAGGGTCCATGATGTCCGTAGCTGACTTTAACAAGGATGGTTTCGTGGAGTACGATGAATTTGAGCGTGTTTTGGACGGTAATGAtgtcaataaaaagaaaaggagttgCTGCAATGGAGTTTTGGAAGATGTTTTTAAGGTTATGGATAAAGATGGGGATGGGAAATTAAGTCATGATGATTTGAAAAGTTATATGCAATTAGCTGGTTTTGATGCTAATGACGAAGATATTAAGGCTATGATTAAGTTAGGTTCTAGTAGTGGCGGCAATAAAAAAGATTGTGTATCTTTTGATGATTTGATTAAGATTTTGTGTTTTGATCTTTAA
- the LOC8258833 gene encoding uncharacterized protein LOC8258833: protein MSTKSNLVTIIIALALSQLFIQPESAPQAFRRDPGHPQWHHGAFHDVGDSVRSDVRRMLHTRAEVPFQVPLEVNVVVIGFNGDGGYRYSLDTHKLEEFLRTSFPNHRPSCLETGEPLDIEHHVVFNAFPAGQPELIALEKALKEAMVPAGKARETDFGREVPLFEVEATVVEPVFRKFYSYIFDMDSSYAARENDRPVPNAIFIVNFDKVRMDPRNKEIDLDSLMYGKIPQLTDEDMSKQEGDYIYRYRYNGGGATQAWLSSDRFVVIDLSAGPCTYGKIETEEGSVSSRTLPRIRNMMFPKGVGALSDHLSPDIFVGQLAALVATTVEHVIAPDVRFETVDLATRLLIPIIVLQNHNRYNIMEKGHYYSINIEEIESEVKKMVHDGQEVVIVGGSHALHRHEKLAIAVSKAMRGHSLQETKKDGRFHVRTKTYLDGAILKEEMERSADMLAAGLVELADPSLSSKFFLRQHWMDEPDGSGDSILKHKPLWASYDSRHGRERKKKEQKKQGDLYRTYGTRVIPVFVLSLVDVDPHLMMEDESLVWTSNDVVIVLQHQHEKIPLSYVSETERRHAFPSLAQRHILAGLASAVGGVSAPYEKASHVHERPIVNWLWAAGCHPFGPFSNTSKLSRLLQDVALRNTIYARVDSALHRIRDTSEAVQAFAAEYLKTPLGEHVKGKKNKTATELWIEKFYRKTTNLPEPFPHELVDRLEKYLDGLEEQLVDLSSLLYDHRLQDAHMNSSEILQSSMFTQQYVDHVLANEREKMRCCEIEYKYPVHSSQTYIYGGILLAGFIVYFVVIFFSNPVR from the exons CTGAGTCAACTCTTTATTCAACCCGAGTCAGCACCACAAGCCTTCAGGAGAGACCCAGGGCATCCTCAGTGGCACCACGGCGCTTTTCACGATGTTGGAGATAGCGTCCGATCAGATGTCCGCCGCATGCTCCATACTCGTGCTGAG GTTCCATTTCAGGTTCCGTTAGAGGTGAATGTAGTGGTAATTGGATTTAATGGAGATGGAGGATATAGGTATAGCTTAGATACACACAAATTGGAAGAATTTTTAAGGACTAGCTTTCCTAATCATAGACCTTCTTGTTTAGAGACCGGCGAGCCTCTTGATATTGAGCATCACGTTGTCTTTAACGCTTTTCCT GCTGGGCAGCCTGAATTGATTGCACTTGAGAAGGCGTTGAAGGAGGCTATGGTTCCTGCTGGGAAAGCGAGAGAG ACTGATTTTGGAAGGGAAGTGCCTTTGTTTGAGGTGGAGGCAACTGTTGTGGAGCCTGTATTTCgcaaattttattcttatatatttgaCATGGACAGTTCTTATGCTGCCAGGGAGAATGATAGACCTGTTCCTAATGCAATCTTTATTGTTAATTTTGATAAG gTAAGAATGGATCctagaaataaagaaattgaccTTGACAGCTTAATGTATGGAAAAATTCCCCAGTTGACTGATGAGGACATGAGTAAACAAGAGGGAGACTACATTTATCGTTATCGATATAATGGAGGAGGAGCAACTCAAGCTTGGCTGAGCTCAGACag ATTTGTTGTGATCGACCTGTCAGCAGGCCCGTGCACATATGGGAAGATTGAAACTGAAGAGGGAAGTGTCAGTTCTAGAACATTACCACGGATACGAAACATGATGTTTCCAAAAGGTGTAGGTGCACTTAGTGATCATCTATCTCCTGATATTTTTGTTGGACAACTTGCTGCTTTGGTAGCCACAACAGTCGAGCATGTTATAGCTCCAGACGTCAG GTTTGAGACTGTTGACCTGGCAACAAGGTTGCTGATACCAATAATCGTGCTTCAGAACCataatagatataatattaTGGAGAAGGGTCATTACTACAGCATTAATATTGAAGAAATTGAATCAGAG GTTAAAAAGATGGTCCATGATGGGCAAGAAGTTGTAATAGTAGGTGGTTCACATGCATTGCATCGGCATGAGAAGTTGGCTATTGCTGTTTCGAAAGCAATGCGAGGACATTCCTTGCAAGAAACTAAAAAGGATGGACGTTTCCATGTCCGTACCAAGACATATCTAGATGGCGCTATACTTAAAGAA GAGATGGAACGGTCTGCTGATATGCTAGCTGCTGGTTTAGTTGAGCTGGCTGATCCATCTCTTTCAAGTAAATTTTTTCTCCGCCAG CACTGGATGGATGAACCAGATGGTTCAGGAGACTCAATTCTTAAGCATAAACCTTTATGGGCTAGTTATGATTCAAGGCACGGCAgggagaggaagaagaaagaacagAAGAAGCAAGGGGATTTATACCGCACTTATGGAACAAGAGTTATTCCAGT CTTTGTGCTATCTTTGGTCGACGTGGATCCACACCTTATGATGGAGGATGAAAGCCTTGTATGGACAAGCAATGATGTTGTCATTGTACTTCAACATCAACATGAAAAGATACCTCTGAG CTATGTCTCAGAAACAGAGAGAAGGCATGCATTTCCATCACTAGCACAGCGACATATATTGGCAGGGCTTGCTTCTGCTGTTGGTGGAGTCAGTGCGCCATATGAGAAAGCATCTCATGTACATGAGAGGCCAATAGTAAATTGGCTTTGGGCAGCTGGCTGTCACCCATTTGGACCATTTTCTAATACTTCTAAACTCAGTAGATTGCTACAGGATGTTGCCTTG AGGAACACAATATATGCGCGTGTAGATTCTGCACTTCATAGAATTCGTGATACATCAGAG GCTGTCCAAGCATTTGCTGCAGAATATCTGAAAACCCCTCTGGGCGAACATGTCAAAGGCAAGAAAAACAAGACGGCAACAGAACTGTGGATAGAGAAGTTCTACAGGAAAACGACTAACTTGCCTGAACCTTTTCCACATGAATTAGTTGACAGATTGGAGAAATATCTCGAT GGCCTCGAGGAACAGCTAGTAGATCTGTCGTCTTTGTTATACGATCACCGGTTACAAGATGCACACATGAATAGTTCAGAAATTCTTCAGAGCTCTATGTTTACCCAGCA GTATGTAGATCATGTTTTGGCgaatgagagagagaaaatgaggTGCTGTGAAATCGAATACAAGTACCCTGTGCACTCTTCACAAACTTATATCTATGGGGGGATTCTTCTTGCTGGgtttattgtatattttgttgtcattttcttttccaatcCTGTCCGTTGA
- the LOC8258838 gene encoding transcription factor bHLH147, with translation MASTLISNHNNPLTTNTNSDRSKRKKKKRSSQNQQQVKDNQKQGHAKWKTEAQQQIYSSKLIQALSQVRLTPPSPSAPRQGRAVREAADRALAFAAKGRTRWSRAILTSRIKLKFRKQHKRQKVSAPTGSVAVTGSNRSLKKPRVGVFRLKKKSLPTVQRKVRVLGRLVPGCRKQPLPVILEEATDYIAALEMQVRAMSALAELLSGSTSTSSSAASSAPSPTS, from the coding sequence ATGGCGTCAACTCTGATCTCGAATCATAATAATCCTCTAACGACAAACACAAACAGCGATCGCtcgaaaaggaaaaaaaagaagagatcaTCACAAAACCAGCAGCAGGTTAAAGACAATCAAAAGCAAGGCCATGCTAAATGGAAAACAGAAGCGCAACAACAAATCTACTCTTCAAAACTCATTCAAGCCTTGTCTCAAGTTCGGCTTACTCCTCCTTCTCCTTCAGCTCCTCGTCAAGGCCGAGCTGTTCGAGAAGCTGCTGATCGAGCCTTAGCCTTTGCAGCTAAAGGGAGAACCAGATGGAGCCGAGCGATTTTAACTAGCCGGATCAAGCTCAAGTTTAGGAAACAGCACAAGAGGCAGAAAGTATCGGCTCCTACTGGTTCTGTTGCTGTGACTGGGAGTAACCGGTCATTGAAGAAGCCGAGAGTTGGTGTTTTCAGGTTGAAAAAGAAGAGTTTACCGACTGTTCAAAGAAAAGTTCGTGTTTTAGGACGGTTGGTTCCCGGTTGCCGGAAACAACCTTTGCCTGTTATTTTAGAAGAAGCTACTGATTATATTGCTGCTCTTGAGATGCAAGTTAGAGCCATGAGCGCTTTAGCTGAATTGCTCTCTGGTTCAACCTCAACCTCAAGCTCCGCCGCTAGTTCTGCGCCGTCGCCGACGAGTTGA